The genomic region GCCAATCGTTCCAGATCCGATGATTTCCACACCATACCGGTAGGGTTATGTGGCGTATTGATAATCAACAGTCGCGTGTTTTTATTGATAGCATTTGTTAATGCATCCCAAGGGATTGCATAGGAATTTACTTGACCTTGTTCATCACGGTGAACCATCAATGACACAGCAATAGGAATGCCCCCAGCCAATTCAATTGAGGGGCGATAACTGTCATAAGCCGGTTCGATGATGATCACCTCATCACCGGGACTCACGCAAGCAAGAATGGCAGTCATGATGGCCTGGGTACCACCAGCAGTAATCGTGATTTCTGAATCAGGATCATAGGCGTGACCATAGAGCGTGGTTATTTTTTGTGCCACGCCATCACGCAATCCTTTGATGCCTATCATCGGAGGGTATTGGTTATGGTTGGCGAGCATTGCGCTATTTACTTCTTCTATTAATGCGCGATCGCAGGGAAAGTCCGGAAATCCTTGTCCAAGATTAATAGCCTCATGTTCTGCAGCTAAAGCAGACATCGTAGTAAAAATAGTCGTTCCTACAGACGGAAGACGGCTTTTAAATGTGGGTGGTAGGGGAGTCTTGAGGTTCATGCAAGGGCTTTAAGGCACGTCAGGTCGGTAGTCGCTAGAATGGTAGAAATACATAATGAAATTGTGCCATGTTGATTGTCCTCTCTCCTGCTAAATCCTTAGATTACAAAACCCCCGTTCTGGTCAAGTCGCCCACTCTGCCTGAATTTGTTTCAGAATCCGCCAAACTGATTGCTGATTTGAAGAAATTGGCTCCTCAAGAGGTGGCTGATCTCATGGGTTTATCTGATCCATTGGCGACCTTAAACGTTGGTCGCTACCGGGATTGGTCTAAGAAATTCACCCTAGAAAACAGTAAACCTGCCATCTACGCCTTTAATGGCGATGTTTATGATGGCTTTGACGTAAAGACCCTCAGCACCAAGGCTGTGAATTTTGCCCAAGAACACCTGCGGATCTTGTCGGGCTTATATGGAGCTTTACGACCTTTAGACCTGATGCAGCCTTATCGCCTAGAAATGGGTACCACTCTTAAAAACTCCAGAGGCAAAGATCTCTATGCTTTTTGGGGTGAGCGCGTTACCGATACCTTAAAGAAGGTCCTAGAGAAGCAAAAAAAGCCCGTGTTATTAAATCTGGCCTCTGAAGAGTATTTCAAGGTAGTGCAAGCAAAAAACTTAGCGTGCCCAGTGATCTCTCCAATGTTTCAGGATGCTAAAGACGGTAAGTACAAAATTATTTCTTTTTATGCCAAGCGTGCAAGGGGATTAATGGCACGTTATGTGGTCGAGAACCAAATCACCGATTCTGCTGATTTAAAGGGCTTTAACCTAGACGGCTATAAGTATGCGGCTGCTGAATCAAAGCCTGATAAACCTGTATTTAGACGTTCAGAAAGAAAGTAAAAGAGTCGCTATGGCTGTACATCGCACTAAAGCATCACAACGCACCTCACCTGATCTCGAGAAACTCGTAGCCGATGCGATTTCCTTAGCCGCTTCGGGTAGCCAAATTGAAGATCGATTTTGGGAGGAGCGCTTAAATACGCGCTTAATGCGATTGCTGAAGAGTCAAAACCAAAATGCAATTGATGCTGCTCTAGATCAAACGTTTCGCATCAATACTATTGCCTTTGAAGTCTTAGCTGACTCTGCCGAGACCCTAGCAGAATCATTGGTGATGGAGCATGAGGGCAAAAGCTGGGATGTCTTGTTACTTGCGTTACCGATTGTTGCCCATACCCGGTATCAAATTCCTTCAGGTCCTTTATCCGTCAG from Polynucleobacter antarcticus harbors:
- the yaaA gene encoding peroxide stress protein YaaA, which codes for MLIVLSPAKSLDYKTPVLVKSPTLPEFVSESAKLIADLKKLAPQEVADLMGLSDPLATLNVGRYRDWSKKFTLENSKPAIYAFNGDVYDGFDVKTLSTKAVNFAQEHLRILSGLYGALRPLDLMQPYRLEMGTTLKNSRGKDLYAFWGERVTDTLKKVLEKQKKPVLLNLASEEYFKVVQAKNLACPVISPMFQDAKDGKYKIISFYAKRARGLMARYVVENQITDSADLKGFNLDGYKYAAAESKPDKPVFRRSERK